In Desulforhopalus sp., the genomic stretch CACATCGCTTCCTCCCGCCGCTGAACCACAAATCGATCTTAGTCAATATATCCCCCTGACCGTAGCTGAGGGAAAAATTACCGAGGCATATCGGAATGGCGCAAAAGCAGTGTGGGATAAAGCTGAGCAGGATTACGGTGCCGCAACACGATCCCTGCTCAACACCTGCCAGCAACTGGATACACTGCGTGCCACGATAATGAAGAATAGCAGCCAGGAATTGCTTGATCTTTCCATGGCCATAGCCGAAAAAATTTTACGCATTTCGTTGCGCGAACAGGACCAATCCCTGATTGCTACCATCGAAGAAGCCTTAAGGCGAGCAGTGAAGTCGGATGAGTTCACCATCCATGTTCACCCGGATGATTATGATACGATTGTTGCTAAATCGCCCGAGCTCGTCGCCGGTTTGAGCGGACTGAACAACATCGTGGTCAGAAAAGACAACTCGATAGAACGAGGTGGGGCGCGAATTGAATCTGACAATTGCACCATCGATGCAACGATCTCCAGCCAACTGGAACAGATCCGAGAGGAAGTAAAAAGGCACAGTTAGCTCCAACAAAGCACTGCAATAATCATGGAACTGAACGCCCAACACATCAGAGATCTCAACCTCATAAAGGTTTGGGGTAAGGTGACAAGAATCGTTGGCCTGGTCATCGAAGGCTATTGCCCCCATGCGAGCATCGGCTCCCTTTGTG encodes the following:
- a CDS encoding flagellar assembly protein FliH gives rise to the protein MSLSRYFKNAPDFQAEKIVKQGESITPSGWSPDPRKSARPFQYQETQTRPLAQPEKQFKLNDIPEPPAEKVAPEIDTSLPPAAEPQIDLSQYIPLTVAEGKITEAYRNGAKAVWDKAEQDYGAATRSLLNTCQQLDTLRATIMKNSSQELLDLSMAIAEKILRISLREQDQSLIATIEEALRRAVKSDEFTIHVHPDDYDTIVAKSPELVAGLSGLNNIVVRKDNSIERGGARIESDNCTIDATISSQLEQIREEVKRHS